In one window of Flavobacterium ginsengisoli DNA:
- a CDS encoding GNAT family N-acetyltransferase, with protein sequence MNIRKAEKSDSKYIAPILLLAMEDIIYKFIAKEDYAVAKDFLQHFVESENNQYSYQNCFVAEENNEIIGAVNIYNGGDIEELRAPIIEYVRKHYNPDFDPELETRAGEYYIDSLGVNPKYQGKGIGSQLLQFLIDKYVHKNKEVLGLLVEEDNPSAKKLYLKLGFKVVGNKTLVKKNLEHLQIKN encoded by the coding sequence ATGAATATACGAAAAGCCGAAAAATCAGACTCAAAATATATTGCTCCTATATTATTATTAGCAATGGAAGACATTATCTATAAATTTATTGCAAAGGAAGATTACGCTGTAGCGAAAGATTTTCTGCAACATTTTGTCGAAAGTGAAAACAATCAGTATTCTTATCAAAACTGTTTTGTGGCAGAAGAGAATAACGAAATCATTGGTGCAGTAAATATTTATAATGGTGGAGATATTGAGGAATTGCGCGCGCCGATAATCGAATACGTTCGCAAACACTACAATCCTGACTTTGATCCAGAATTGGAAACCCGTGCTGGAGAATATTATATTGATTCTTTAGGCGTGAATCCGAAATATCAGGGAAAAGGAATTGGTTCTCAATTATTGCAATTTTTGATTGATAAATACGTTCATAAAAATAAAGAGGTTTTAGGTCTCCTGGTTGAAGAGGACAATCCGAGTGCTAAAAAACTGTATTTAAAGCTTGGTTTTAAAGTAGTTGGAAACAAAACTTTGGTTAAGAAGAACCTAGAACATCTTCAAATCAAAAATTAA
- a CDS encoding DoxX family membrane protein, whose amino-acid sequence MKNITILEAGLILRIVLGITMLSAVADRFGVWGAPGSNAVAWGNWENFVIYTQTLNSFANRATAEVLAGVATFFEVLLSLLLLFGFKTRLAALGTTILMFFFAFAMSVSVSVKAPLDYSVWTSCAAALLLANIGKTSYAVDNRI is encoded by the coding sequence ATGAAAAACATCACAATATTAGAAGCTGGTTTAATTTTAAGAATAGTTTTAGGAATTACAATGCTTTCGGCCGTAGCAGACCGATTTGGAGTTTGGGGCGCACCGGGATCTAACGCAGTCGCCTGGGGAAATTGGGAAAACTTTGTTATCTACACACAAACCCTAAATTCTTTTGCCAACAGAGCCACAGCAGAAGTTCTTGCAGGAGTTGCCACTTTCTTTGAAGTTTTACTGAGTCTTCTACTATTATTTGGTTTCAAAACCAGACTTGCCGCTTTAGGAACTACCATTTTAATGTTCTTTTTTGCTTTTGCCATGTCGGTTTCCGTTTCTGTAAAAGCGCCTCTTGATTATTCTGTTTGGACAAGTTGTGCGGCAGCTTTACTATTGGCTAATATTGGAAAAACGTCTTACGCTGTTGACAATAGAATATAG
- a CDS encoding helix-turn-helix domain-containing protein — MKNKILTYSLTHHKSLFSNADQKEYFYIQTSEHPYISEPYRAESYAIEFLRKGSIIMQTGLEKKVVHAPALITLGPSVIRSFSKNDDEILIDIIFFKPHFFLENQTNVFFLAQYDFFENHHSHLSQLAKTDENKFERIFNLIKEASENRYKNQASILRSYLYILIYEIDAIQEQKSIIETHNPLFEQFKELLFKDFLNFRTVQHYADKLNVSRKYLSEVIKKHSGKTASDWISEMVILEAKVLLRHKKMSINQISDLLHFTDQSAFGRFFKNYEGISPLEYRKKQND, encoded by the coding sequence TTGAAGAATAAAATCCTCACTTATTCCTTAACGCATCATAAGAGTTTGTTTTCTAATGCAGATCAGAAAGAGTATTTCTATATTCAGACAAGCGAGCATCCATATATTAGCGAACCTTATCGTGCAGAAAGTTATGCAATTGAATTTCTGAGAAAAGGAAGCATAATCATGCAGACGGGACTCGAAAAAAAAGTCGTTCATGCTCCAGCTCTTATTACTTTGGGACCATCTGTAATTAGGAGTTTTTCTAAAAACGATGACGAAATTTTAATTGATATTATATTTTTTAAGCCGCATTTTTTTCTCGAAAATCAGACAAATGTGTTTTTTCTTGCCCAATATGATTTCTTTGAAAACCATCATAGTCATTTGTCTCAACTTGCAAAAACAGATGAAAATAAATTTGAACGCATTTTTAATTTAATTAAAGAAGCATCAGAAAACAGATACAAGAATCAAGCTTCTATTTTGAGAAGTTATCTGTATATTTTAATTTATGAAATTGATGCTATTCAGGAACAAAAGAGCATTATAGAAACGCACAATCCTTTATTCGAACAGTTTAAAGAACTGCTATTTAAGGATTTTTTGAATTTTAGAACGGTACAACATTATGCTGATAAACTAAATGTAAGCCGAAAATATTTGTCTGAAGTCATTAAAAAACACAGCGGAAAGACTGCGAGTGACTGGATTAGCGAAATGGTGATTCTGGAAGCTAAAGTTTTATTGCGGCATAAAAAAATGTCCATCAATCAGATAAGCGATTTGCTCCATTTTACTGATCAATCTGCTTTTGGAAGATTCTTTAAAAACTACGAAGGAATTTCGCCTTTAGAATATCGGAAAAAACAAAACGATTAA